The following are encoded in a window of Alkalibaculum bacchi genomic DNA:
- a CDS encoding biotin--[acetyl-CoA-carboxylase] ligase: protein MKEKILKLLKENKTEYLSGEYLSTVFGVSRTAVWKVIKQLQEEGYIIQSKTKLGYRLVESPDNLYSYEIQEGLRTKRIGKNIYYFEEIDSTNDYGKIVAQKPFEDGDIIIAESQNKGRGRFSREWVSPMRKGAYLSILLKPQISFEKITRLTIITALAVCSALEDHIQKKVEIKWPNDILINQKKICGILTEISGEVDKINYVVIGIGININLDIEDFDESLATKASSLKIETGKIQNRKEIVQKILSIFDEYYDDFLNDENYESIIDEYRKKSYLIGRNVEVRIYNNDSIRARVLDIEKNGALKVELENGEIRDLLSGEVTLSTSF from the coding sequence ATGAAGGAAAAAATCCTTAAACTTTTAAAAGAAAATAAAACAGAATATTTATCTGGAGAATATTTGAGCACTGTATTTGGTGTATCTAGGACCGCCGTATGGAAAGTAATTAAGCAGCTTCAAGAGGAAGGCTATATTATTCAGTCAAAAACAAAATTGGGATATAGACTAGTAGAAAGCCCTGATAATTTATACTCTTATGAAATACAAGAAGGATTAAGGACGAAGAGGATAGGAAAAAACATATACTATTTTGAGGAAATTGATTCTACTAATGATTACGGAAAAATAGTAGCGCAAAAGCCTTTCGAAGATGGGGATATCATCATCGCAGAAAGCCAGAATAAAGGGAGAGGAAGGTTCTCAAGGGAGTGGGTTTCTCCTATGAGAAAAGGGGCTTATTTATCAATTTTATTAAAGCCTCAAATATCCTTTGAAAAAATTACCCGACTTACGATTATTACTGCTCTTGCCGTATGCTCTGCCTTAGAAGACCATATTCAAAAAAAGGTAGAAATAAAATGGCCTAATGATATATTAATAAACCAAAAGAAGATCTGTGGCATTTTGACGGAGATTAGTGGAGAAGTAGATAAGATTAATTATGTAGTTATTGGAATAGGTATTAATATTAACTTAGATATAGAGGATTTTGATGAATCTTTAGCAACAAAAGCAAGCTCTTTAAAGATTGAAACTGGAAAAATACAAAATCGAAAAGAGATTGTGCAAAAGATACTAAGTATTTTTGATGAGTATTACGATGATTTTCTGAATGATGAGAATTATGAAAGTATAATTGATGAATATCGAAAGAAATCTTATTTAATAGGGCGAAATGTAGAGGTTAGAATATATAATAATGATTCTATTCGTGCAAGAGTATTAGATATTGAAAAAAACGGAGCGTTAAAGGTGGAATTAGAAAATGGAGAAATTCGAGATCTTCTATCTGGAGAAGTGACTTTGTCCACAAGTTTTTAA
- a CDS encoding response regulator transcription factor codes for MMNILLVDDDFDICEIIKINLSSHYYNLHIANDGKEALSHLHNHHIDLVLLDIMLPDLDGVDFCGEIRKISNCPIIFISCIDDDNIVVKALEMGGDDYLVKPFNTNVLIARIEANLRRVEININKTDDSTLKKTFGNCIIDSSDHTVIKNGEQIYLSPLEFKILNFMIDNPNQILSLNQIYDNIWTTPSYGDVRTVKVHVSNIRKKIEDDPADPQYITTIRRIGYYFVLENKT; via the coding sequence ATGATGAATATATTATTAGTTGACGATGACTTCGACATCTGTGAAATTATTAAGATCAATCTTTCTTCTCATTACTATAACTTACACATTGCCAATGATGGTAAGGAGGCTTTATCTCACTTACATAATCACCATATTGATTTAGTACTATTAGATATTATGTTACCAGATTTAGATGGAGTAGATTTTTGCGGTGAAATACGGAAGATAAGCAATTGCCCTATTATATTTATAAGCTGTATTGATGATGACAATATAGTCGTCAAGGCTCTAGAAATGGGTGGAGATGATTATTTAGTTAAGCCGTTTAATACCAACGTCCTTATTGCAAGAATTGAGGCTAATTTACGTCGCGTTGAAATCAATATCAATAAAACAGATGATTCTACACTAAAAAAGACTTTTGGAAATTGCATTATAGATTCAAGCGACCACACTGTAATTAAAAATGGAGAACAAATATATTTGTCTCCCTTAGAGTTTAAAATTTTAAACTTTATGATTGATAATCCAAATCAGATTTTATCTCTCAATCAAATATATGATAATATTTGGACCACCCCTAGTTATGGTGATGTACGGACAGTAAAGGTACATGTAAGCAATATTCGAAAAAAGATTGAAGATGATCCTGCAGATCCGCAGTATATTACGACCATTAGGAGAATAGGTTACTATTTTGTTCTAGAAAACAAAACATAG
- a CDS encoding YgiQ family radical SAM protein, whose translation MIDFLPIDKDDLLERGWNEVDFVLVSGDAYVDHPSFGAAVIGRVLESRGYRVAIIAQPDWKSIKDFKRFGRPRLGFLVTGGNMDSMVNQYTVSKRMRRDDMYSPGGKGGYRPDRATIIYSSKIKEAYSDVPIILGGIEASLRRFAHYDYWSNKIRRSILLDAKADLIVYGMGEEQIIKIAEALESGLPVSEITFIEGTVYKTKDKKRPYKPIFLPHYDEILASKETYAKSFLIQSNNMDSVVGKPLVESYRDYFVVQNPPPEPMTREVLDSVYDLPFMRTYHPIYEKDGGIPAIKEVKFSLISNRGCFGGCNFCALTYHQGRVVQSRSHESIIEEAKKIISESDFKGYIHDVGGPTANFRDRACAKQEKHGVCMNKQCLDPEPCKQLKVDHKDYLSLLKELRELPEVKKVFVRSGIRYDYLMSDPNDEFFWELCEHHISGQLKVAPEHISPKVLEKMGKPKREVYEKFRNKYEKINEKLGMKQFLVPYLMSSHPGSDLNAAIELAEYLRDLNHMPEQVQDFYPTPGTLSTCMFYTELDPRTMEKVYVPKNPHDKAMQRALIQYRKPKNYDLVYEALTKAGRRDLIGYDKHCLIRPRKGSHEDAYGKQHKKETNNRETNGSRTKKHTKSHRKHKKRTRL comes from the coding sequence ATGATTGATTTTTTACCTATAGATAAAGACGATTTACTTGAACGGGGATGGAATGAGGTAGACTTTGTATTGGTCTCAGGTGACGCTTATGTAGATCATCCTTCCTTCGGAGCCGCAGTTATTGGAAGGGTATTAGAAAGTAGAGGATATCGAGTTGCCATTATTGCACAACCAGACTGGAAATCCATCAAAGATTTTAAGCGATTTGGCAGACCAAGGCTTGGATTTTTGGTAACTGGTGGAAATATGGATTCAATGGTAAACCAGTACACCGTTTCCAAGAGAATGAGAAGAGACGATATGTATTCTCCTGGTGGAAAAGGAGGGTATCGCCCAGATCGCGCTACGATTATTTATTCTTCAAAAATCAAGGAAGCATATAGCGATGTGCCAATTATTTTAGGGGGGATTGAAGCGAGTCTTAGGCGATTTGCTCATTATGATTATTGGTCTAATAAGATTAGAAGATCCATACTCTTAGATGCAAAAGCAGATTTGATCGTCTATGGAATGGGAGAAGAGCAAATTATTAAAATTGCGGAGGCTTTAGAAAGCGGATTACCTGTTTCCGAAATTACTTTTATAGAGGGAACTGTGTATAAGACAAAAGATAAAAAAAGACCTTATAAGCCTATCTTTTTACCCCATTACGATGAAATATTAGCCTCAAAAGAGACATATGCTAAAAGCTTTCTAATTCAGTCTAATAATATGGATTCTGTAGTAGGGAAACCCCTTGTTGAATCTTATCGAGATTATTTTGTTGTACAAAACCCACCACCTGAGCCAATGACTAGAGAAGTCTTAGATTCTGTTTACGATTTGCCTTTTATGCGAACCTACCACCCTATATATGAAAAAGACGGAGGAATTCCAGCCATTAAGGAAGTGAAATTTAGTTTGATTAGCAATCGAGGTTGCTTTGGAGGTTGTAATTTCTGTGCTCTTACTTACCATCAAGGTCGAGTAGTTCAATCTAGAAGTCATGAGTCTATAATAGAAGAGGCAAAAAAAATCATAAGCGAGTCCGATTTTAAAGGCTATATTCACGATGTGGGTGGTCCGACTGCGAACTTCAGAGATAGAGCCTGTGCTAAGCAAGAAAAGCATGGTGTTTGTATGAACAAACAATGCTTAGATCCTGAGCCATGTAAACAGCTAAAAGTGGATCATAAAGATTATCTAAGTCTTTTAAAAGAGTTAAGAGAATTGCCTGAGGTAAAAAAAGTATTTGTCCGCTCTGGCATTCGATATGATTACTTAATGTCAGATCCTAATGATGAATTTTTTTGGGAGCTATGTGAACACCACATTAGTGGGCAATTAAAAGTTGCACCAGAACATATCTCTCCTAAAGTTTTAGAAAAGATGGGTAAACCAAAAAGAGAAGTATATGAAAAGTTTAGAAATAAGTATGAAAAGATTAATGAAAAGCTAGGTATGAAACAGTTTTTAGTTCCTTACTTAATGTCTAGCCATCCTGGCTCAGATTTAAATGCTGCTATAGAATTAGCAGAGTATTTGAGAGATTTAAATCATATGCCTGAGCAGGTACAGGACTTTTATCCTACTCCAGGGACTTTGTCCACTTGTATGTTTTATACTGAATTAGATCCTAGAACGATGGAAAAAGTATACGTTCCTAAAAACCCTCATGATAAGGCAATGCAGAGAGCTTTAATACAGTATCGAAAACCGAAAAATTATGACTTAGTATATGAAGCTCTCACGAAGGCAGGGAGAAGAGATCTCATAGGATATGATAAGCACTGCCTCATTCGCCCCCGAAAAGGCTCTCATGAAGATGCTTATGGTAAACAACATAAAAAAGAAACCAATAACAGAGAAACTAATGGAAGTAGAACAAAAAAGCATACCAAATCCCACAGAAAACATAAAAAACGCACAAGACTTTAG
- a CDS encoding sensor histidine kinase, with translation MIKISKKRLIGAIICVFLSVQLLVYIGNYNTDAFRLYAKEGVLDARDLSWDGHVKYSLSGEWEVYDGLLLSPSQLEENIEQSNYLTKVRGSLDRSKNERTYRLRIMTDERRVLSLLLSDMQAFRLWVNGKELVNYRFPGGIQEIHRMHVVRLDEEDYIASEEGYELDIVMQAKNRINYREFPWRIFIGPCAVITGLEYTNLIVNSFAIGIYFIIMIYSFSLYKQKTSEKYLLFLGLLSFGSIITTLLDSNLLLIYKSIALKSQYWRELIRFFLIFNLVMINIIYHLLHFEVPMNKKHKCFLVSMLIIATITTIYPFERWITVANFLHIWMGRVLVFVNFITILRAYLIKKTSIIMLIGGLSFTISYIFDLLHNQGFMPVGIVNVWISTSQHGHIFMVLCALIVAQKFAQKYDDADRFAYQLEFMNQNLGKIVEDKTSQLKQSYEENMKIEKDKQNFVLNISHDLRSPLFIVQGYIDAIVNGIVTEKEDVDRYLKRVQIKTQYLNRLIGDLFLISRLETNKIKFKFDKLNLIQLIKQVVIDMNLEANKKDIQLEMSLELEEFIIEGDQNRLQQVIQNVVINSIKYTPSDGKVKVLIVEYSKKDIIFEVRDNGIGIKEEELPIVFNRYYKSKKMEYSEDSTGLGLFIAKEIVEKHKGSIWIESVFGEGTSVFIRLPVRQ, from the coding sequence ATGATAAAAATTTCTAAAAAACGATTAATAGGTGCAATAATCTGTGTGTTTTTGTCTGTACAATTATTAGTTTACATAGGAAATTATAATACAGATGCATTTCGCCTTTACGCAAAAGAAGGAGTACTCGATGCTAGGGACCTCAGTTGGGACGGCCATGTAAAGTACTCTCTTAGTGGAGAATGGGAAGTATACGATGGGCTATTGCTCAGCCCAAGTCAATTAGAAGAGAATATTGAACAATCAAATTATTTAACTAAAGTAAGAGGTAGCCTAGATCGGTCAAAGAATGAAAGGACATATCGTTTAAGGATAATGACAGACGAGAGAAGAGTATTATCTCTTTTATTATCGGACATGCAAGCCTTTCGACTTTGGGTAAATGGGAAAGAGCTCGTAAATTATAGATTTCCTGGAGGAATACAAGAGATTCATAGAATGCACGTAGTACGATTAGATGAAGAGGATTATATTGCAAGTGAGGAAGGTTATGAATTAGATATTGTCATGCAGGCAAAAAATCGTATTAATTACCGAGAATTCCCTTGGCGAATTTTTATCGGTCCATGTGCTGTGATTACAGGCCTTGAATACACCAATTTAATCGTGAATAGTTTTGCAATCGGTATTTACTTTATCATTATGATATATAGTTTTTCCTTATATAAACAAAAGACCAGTGAGAAATACTTATTATTTTTAGGTTTATTGAGTTTTGGGAGTATCATTACAACCCTTTTAGACTCTAATCTCTTGCTTATTTATAAGTCTATTGCATTAAAATCACAATACTGGAGGGAATTAATTCGTTTTTTTCTCATTTTTAACTTAGTTATGATTAATATTATATATCATCTACTTCACTTTGAAGTTCCAATGAATAAAAAGCATAAATGTTTTTTAGTTAGTATGTTAATCATCGCTACTATAACAACCATATATCCCTTTGAAAGATGGATTACTGTAGCAAATTTTTTGCATATTTGGATGGGGCGTGTCCTGGTTTTCGTCAATTTCATTACAATACTTAGAGCATATTTAATTAAAAAGACAAGCATAATCATGCTTATTGGAGGATTAAGCTTTACAATTAGTTATATTTTCGACTTATTGCATAATCAAGGCTTTATGCCAGTGGGTATAGTGAATGTATGGATTAGTACATCTCAGCATGGTCATATATTTATGGTGCTCTGTGCACTTATTGTAGCTCAAAAATTCGCTCAAAAATATGATGATGCAGATCGCTTCGCCTACCAATTGGAATTTATGAATCAAAACTTAGGAAAAATCGTAGAAGATAAGACCAGTCAATTAAAACAGTCTTATGAAGAAAATATGAAGATCGAAAAAGATAAGCAGAATTTTGTATTAAATATATCACACGATCTTCGAAGCCCCCTTTTTATCGTACAAGGTTATATTGATGCCATTGTAAATGGAATAGTTACAGAAAAAGAAGATGTAGATCGCTATTTAAAAAGAGTACAGATTAAAACTCAGTATTTAAATAGGCTAATAGGAGATTTGTTTCTGATTTCAAGATTAGAGACAAACAAAATCAAATTTAAATTTGACAAATTAAATCTTATTCAACTAATAAAACAGGTCGTAATAGATATGAATCTAGAGGCAAATAAAAAAGATATTCAATTGGAAATGTCTCTAGAATTAGAAGAGTTTATAATTGAAGGTGATCAAAATAGATTACAACAGGTCATACAAAATGTAGTAATTAATAGCATAAAGTATACACCAAGTGATGGTAAGGTGAAGGTTCTTATTGTTGAATACAGTAAAAAGGATATTATTTTTGAAGTTAGAGACAATGGGATAGGGATTAAAGAAGAAGAACTCCCTATTGTTTTTAATAGATACTATAAATCTAAGAAAATGGAATACAGTGAAGATTCTACAGGTCTAGGTTTGTTCATTGCCAAAGAGATTGTAGAAAAACATAAGGGAAGTATATGGATTGAGTCTGTATTTGGAGAGGGGACAAGTGTGTTTATACGGTTGCCGGTAAGGCAGTAA
- a CDS encoding DEAD/DEAH box helicase, which translates to MKFSDFTISDEVLKALDKLDYDSPMEVQEQVIPLVMQGRDLIVKSQTGSGKTAAFAIPLCEKVQIEEKKPQALILAPTRELALQIKEDVQNIGRFKKVRATALYGRHPIDLQKRELRQRVHIVVGTPGRTMDHIERGTLDISSIKYLIIDEADEMLNMGFIDQVEGIIKTLPPNRVTLLFSATMPERIEEICNVYMKDSKNIEITSSYTTHEKIQQYYYKVHNEDKISVLMKIIDTEKTGSSILFCNTREKAEEIGNILKKNKYSCAILHGGMTQRERFQTINAFKKGEVQFLVATDVAARGIDVEDITHVINYEVPYERENHVHRIGRTGRKDNKGVAISLVSEKESRRFEEIEDYLGYKIEKFSLESLQEAFEESVYSKPKRAVIRKTNKAAKINKEITRIRINAGKKKKIRPGDIMGALTHIEGIEADQIGIIDVQDTCTYVEIFEGKGMMAFKGLQNSTIKGKKFTMKIVN; encoded by the coding sequence ATGAAATTTTCAGATTTTACTATAAGCGATGAAGTTCTTAAAGCTTTAGATAAATTAGATTACGATAGTCCTATGGAAGTGCAAGAACAAGTGATTCCGCTAGTGATGCAGGGGAGGGATTTGATCGTAAAATCCCAAACGGGAAGCGGTAAAACGGCAGCCTTTGCTATTCCTTTATGTGAAAAAGTGCAAATCGAAGAGAAAAAACCTCAAGCTTTGATTTTAGCACCAACAAGAGAGTTAGCTTTGCAAATTAAAGAAGATGTTCAAAACATCGGTCGATTCAAAAAAGTCAGGGCAACTGCACTCTATGGAAGGCATCCCATTGATTTGCAAAAGAGGGAGTTGCGCCAAAGGGTCCATATAGTCGTAGGGACGCCTGGTAGAACAATGGATCATATAGAAAGAGGTACTTTAGATATTTCATCTATTAAATACTTGATTATCGATGAAGCAGATGAAATGTTAAATATGGGATTTATTGATCAAGTAGAGGGAATTATCAAAACTTTGCCCCCAAATAGAGTCACTTTATTATTTTCCGCGACTATGCCAGAGAGAATTGAAGAAATATGCAATGTTTACATGAAAGACAGCAAAAATATTGAGATTACATCCAGCTACACTACTCATGAAAAGATTCAACAATACTACTACAAAGTCCATAATGAAGATAAAATATCTGTTCTTATGAAAATTATCGATACGGAAAAGACTGGAAGCTCTATTCTCTTTTGCAATACGAGAGAGAAGGCAGAGGAAATAGGAAACATCTTAAAGAAAAACAAATATTCTTGCGCTATCTTACATGGTGGAATGACTCAAAGGGAGAGATTTCAGACCATAAACGCCTTTAAAAAAGGAGAAGTTCAATTTTTAGTAGCTACAGATGTTGCCGCCAGGGGTATTGATGTAGAAGATATTACTCATGTCATTAATTACGAAGTTCCCTACGAGAGAGAAAACCACGTTCATAGAATTGGACGAACAGGTCGTAAAGATAATAAAGGTGTAGCTATTAGCTTGGTAAGTGAAAAAGAAAGCAGAAGATTTGAAGAAATAGAAGATTATCTAGGATATAAAATAGAAAAATTTAGTCTAGAGAGTTTGCAAGAAGCATTTGAAGAAAGCGTTTACTCTAAACCTAAAAGAGCAGTAATCCGAAAGACGAACAAAGCTGCAAAAATTAATAAAGAAATAACGAGAATAAGAATCAATGCAGGCAAAAAGAAAAAAATACGACCTGGTGATATTATGGGCGCATTGACACATATCGAAGGTATTGAAGCAGATCAAATTGGAATAATAGATGTACAAGACACCTGTACCTATGTAGAAATTTTTGAAGGCAAGGGCATGATGGCATTTAAAGGACTACAAAATTCTACTATTAAGGGAAAGAAGTTTACGATGAAAATTGTTAACTAG
- a CDS encoding DUF4153 domain-containing protein, which translates to MKKNRLKSTILNLKKSIERFPITVFLSTILAVLLIVFHERSYTLAQAQIDNFVRLNMLVGLSILLSLCIGLLTERGFLNTLFKKVLSYIIGAIILLLYYFLLLPNFNFVPMARYIGFVFLLIISTFYIPWIKRKENFEYYVIKVFSSLLVTFVYSGVLCFGLFAILFTTDQLFDLSINGKYYYYIFLFVSLIFAVALFLSKIPGSKDELESYTYSRSLKVLLLYIIIPLISVYTLILYVYFAKILMTSQWPKGLVSHLVLWYSSISVGVIFLISPILKDNPVGRIFKNVFPKIIIPILAMMFVSIGIRINQYGITENRYYVVLLGLWVLGIMLYYSIVKKTKNIIVPITLSLAILIAILGPLSSFSFTISSQNSRFDEVLLENNMLVDGAIVANTSIPSESKKEITNIINYFEMYHQFEDLKSLPENFTVSNMESVFGFPYNPYDYFDNEYFYYNLDMNGGFTLDITNYDYYINISTWNEQIISTKDLDIKYYRNNNELTIKKGEEILLSQNILDYVLDIYKNSDIKAIEKGITSSVEDMSIEIENEKVKAKLIFTSINGQVKEDVEEGILLESADMILLLKIK; encoded by the coding sequence ATGAAAAAAAACCGATTAAAAAGCACCATCCTTAACTTAAAAAAGAGCATAGAACGATTTCCAATTACTGTTTTTTTATCTACTATTCTAGCAGTGCTCTTAATTGTATTTCATGAGCGATCATATACTTTGGCTCAAGCGCAAATTGATAATTTTGTGAGGCTTAATATGCTCGTTGGTTTGAGTATTTTACTTTCTTTGTGTATTGGTTTATTAACAGAGAGAGGATTTTTAAATACTCTTTTTAAAAAAGTTCTTTCCTATATAATTGGTGCTATAATACTTCTATTATATTATTTTCTATTACTTCCTAATTTTAATTTTGTCCCAATGGCTCGATACATAGGATTTGTATTTCTTTTAATCATATCTACCTTTTATATTCCTTGGATTAAGAGAAAAGAGAATTTTGAATACTATGTTATCAAAGTTTTTTCCAGCTTGCTCGTTACATTTGTTTACTCAGGAGTTTTATGTTTTGGTTTATTTGCCATACTATTTACTACAGACCAGCTTTTTGATTTAAGCATTAACGGTAAGTACTATTATTATATATTTTTATTTGTATCCCTTATTTTTGCAGTAGCCCTATTTTTATCAAAAATACCAGGGAGCAAAGATGAGCTTGAGAGTTATACTTATTCTAGATCCTTAAAAGTCTTATTGCTTTATATCATCATCCCATTAATTAGCGTATACACCTTAATACTATATGTATACTTTGCTAAAATCCTCATGACAAGTCAGTGGCCAAAGGGTTTAGTATCCCATTTAGTTCTATGGTACTCATCTATTAGTGTCGGAGTGATCTTTTTAATATCCCCTATTTTAAAGGATAATCCTGTAGGAAGAATATTTAAAAATGTCTTTCCTAAAATAATCATCCCTATTTTGGCAATGATGTTCGTATCGATTGGTATTCGCATTAATCAGTACGGTATTACAGAAAATAGATACTATGTAGTACTGCTAGGTCTTTGGGTTTTAGGCATTATGCTTTATTATTCAATCGTAAAAAAGACAAAAAATATCATCGTGCCCATTACTTTATCCCTTGCAATACTCATAGCCATTTTAGGCCCATTAAGCAGTTTTTCTTTTACTATAAGTAGTCAAAATAGTCGCTTTGATGAGGTTTTGTTAGAGAACAATATGTTAGTCGATGGCGCCATTGTAGCGAATACATCTATTCCTTCTGAAAGCAAAAAAGAAATCACCAATATTATCAACTATTTTGAAATGTACCACCAATTTGAAGATTTAAAGTCCCTTCCTGAAAATTTTACTGTATCAAATATGGAATCGGTTTTTGGTTTTCCTTACAATCCTTATGATTATTTTGACAACGAATACTTCTATTATAATTTAGATATGAATGGAGGCTTCACTTTAGATATTACAAATTATGATTATTACATTAATATTAGCACATGGAATGAACAAATTATATCTACTAAAGATCTAGACATAAAATACTATAGAAATAACAACGAATTAACCATTAAAAAAGGAGAGGAAATTTTATTATCTCAAAATATTCTAGATTATGTATTAGATATTTATAAAAACAGTGATATTAAAGCTATAGAAAAAGGTATTACATCCTCTGTTGAAGATATGTCTATTGAAATCGAAAACGAAAAAGTAAAAGCAAAACTCATTTTCACTAGCATTAACGGTCAAGTGAAAGAGGATGTGGAAGAAGGAATACTACTTGAAAGTGCAGATATGATACTACTACTGAAAATAAAGTAA
- a CDS encoding tryptophanase encodes MSNIKFFSGEQIPLEMHKVRIVQKLNLQPVEKRLKAITEAGNNTFLLKNRDVFMDMLTDSGVNAMSDRQLGAMMVADDSYAGSETFFRLKEKITDIFGFEHFLPAHQGRACENIIAQTLVKPGNIIPMNYHFTTTRAHFVLNGGTVEELIIDEGLEVISNHPFKGNICADKLRHCIDKHGAENIPFVRMEAGTNLIGGQPFSLENLEEVQELCKENKILLVLDASLLADNLHFIKVREEQCRELSIREITKRISDLCDIIYFSGRKLGCARGGGICIRDEKIFAQMKEFVTLYEGFLTYGGMSVREIEAMTIGLEETMDEEVINQGPEFIAFMAEELQRGGVPVITPPGGLGCHINAMKFVSHIPQEQYPAGALAAAIYIAGGIRGMERGTLSEERNSDGSEHPADMELVRLALPRRVFTLSQVKYAADRIIWLYKNRHLIEGLTFVEEPRILRFFTGKLKPVSNWQEKLVSAFRDDFGDSL; translated from the coding sequence ATGTCAAATATTAAATTTTTTAGTGGAGAACAAATTCCGTTGGAGATGCACAAAGTGCGCATCGTACAAAAATTAAACTTACAACCTGTCGAAAAGAGGCTAAAAGCAATCACTGAAGCTGGCAATAATACTTTTCTTTTAAAGAACCGGGATGTTTTTATGGATATGCTAACGGATAGTGGTGTAAATGCTATGAGCGATCGACAATTAGGTGCTATGATGGTTGCAGATGATAGCTATGCTGGAAGTGAAACATTTTTTCGATTAAAAGAAAAGATTACAGATATCTTTGGCTTTGAGCACTTCTTACCAGCTCATCAGGGGAGGGCTTGCGAAAATATCATTGCTCAGACTTTAGTAAAGCCTGGAAACATCATACCTATGAACTATCATTTTACTACTACAAGGGCTCATTTTGTTTTAAATGGGGGAACTGTAGAAGAGCTCATTATCGACGAGGGATTAGAAGTGATTTCCAATCATCCCTTTAAAGGAAATATATGTGCTGACAAGCTCAGACATTGCATTGACAAACACGGCGCAGAAAATATTCCCTTCGTACGTATGGAAGCAGGTACCAATTTAATTGGTGGTCAGCCTTTTTCGTTAGAAAACTTAGAAGAAGTTCAAGAGCTTTGCAAAGAAAACAAAATACTATTAGTTTTAGATGCCAGCTTATTAGCAGATAATCTTCACTTTATAAAGGTAAGAGAAGAACAATGTAGAGAGTTGTCTATTAGAGAAATCACAAAACGTATCTCCGATCTCTGTGACATTATTTATTTTTCAGGCAGAAAGCTAGGTTGTGCTAGGGGTGGTGGAATCTGTATAAGAGATGAGAAGATTTTTGCTCAAATGAAGGAATTCGTAACTTTATATGAAGGATTTTTAACTTATGGTGGAATGTCTGTAAGAGAAATAGAAGCTATGACCATTGGCTTAGAGGAAACAATGGATGAGGAAGTCATTAATCAAGGACCTGAATTTATTGCATTTATGGCAGAAGAATTACAAAGAGGTGGTGTTCCCGTCATTACCCCTCCAGGTGGTCTTGGATGCCATATTAATGCTATGAAATTCGTCAGCCATATTCCTCAAGAACAATACCCAGCGGGAGCATTAGCAGCAGCAATCTATATTGCTGGTGGCATAAGAGGAATGGAACGTGGAACATTATCTGAGGAAAGAAATTCGGATGGCAGTGAACACCCTGCAGATATGGAACTAGTCCGCTTAGCCTTGCCTCGCAGAGTATTCACTTTATCCCAAGTGAAATACGCTGCTGATAGGATTATTTGGCTATACAAAAACAGACATTTAATAGAAGGCTTGACTTTTGTCGAGGAACCTAGAATACTACGCTTTTTTACTGGTAAATTAAAACCTGTATCAAACTGGCAAGAAAAACTAGTCTCAGCATTCCGAGATGATTTTGGCGATAGCCTATAA
- a CDS encoding ferritin-like domain-containing protein → MNIDRLIDCDKEYESYIISNLKNYITDELIDSHYYEELSHLAPSNVAKDLLLSFSEDEKNHAELFGQIYYYLRASHYTPEISYIKINDYKESIIQKMNDEIKDYEEYSKQYLNAPTIEWQNIFFVVRDTEAQHAMRLPSLLE, encoded by the coding sequence TTGAATATAGATAGATTAATAGATTGTGATAAAGAGTATGAATCGTATATTATTTCGAACTTAAAGAATTATATTACAGATGAACTTATAGATAGCCATTACTATGAAGAGCTATCCCATCTAGCACCATCCAATGTAGCAAAAGACCTCTTGTTGTCCTTTAGTGAAGATGAGAAAAACCATGCAGAATTATTTGGACAAATATATTATTATTTAAGAGCATCTCATTATACTCCAGAAATAAGCTATATAAAAATTAATGATTATAAAGAGTCCATTATTCAGAAGATGAATGACGAGATTAAAGATTACGAAGAATACAGCAAACAATACTTAAATGCTCCCACTATAGAATGGCAGAATATTTTTTTTGTGGTTAGAGATACAGAAGCCCAACACGCCATGAGACTCCCTTCTCTACTAGAATAA